In one Musa acuminata AAA Group cultivar baxijiao chromosome BXJ2-5, Cavendish_Baxijiao_AAA, whole genome shotgun sequence genomic region, the following are encoded:
- the LOC103986479 gene encoding protein DETOXIFICATION 53, whose translation MCRNKEALPVSSISDARLDGDDDGERRSGCEELIHDQQGEGEPHADEVGEELVLLGRIVWPIVITSFLLYSRSVVSMLFLGRLGGAELAGGSLAIAFANITGYSVLKGLATGMEPICGQAFGAKRWSVLAHTFQKTLLLLLFATIPITLLWLNMEPILLRLGQDAAITSVAKDYLLYSFPDLIAQAHLHPLRIFLRTQSHTKPLTLFAAFALLLHFPVNYFLASYLDCGVKGVALASSWNTISIDLGLVGFFLRSENSIKPWAGLSRESIRGWRPLLALALPSAASVCLEWWWYEVMLLLCGRLPEPRAGVAAMGVLIQTTGLIYVLPASLSMGLSTRVGHELGANRPARARHAALVGLSVAAAVGSLAFAFTVGVRHAWGRMFTDELPTLALTSAALPIVGLCELGNCPQTAGCGVLRGSARPAVGANINFCSFYVIGLPVAAVAGFRLGFGFQGLWLGLVAAQASCVCLVLCTVARTDWEAEAKRAEELTGTAANGEKDELSVTLLA comes from the exons ATGTGCAGAAACAAGGAGGCCCTGCCGGTATCATCCATCTCCGATGCCAGATTGGACGGCGATGATGATGGAGAGAGAAGGAGCGGCTGCGAAGAGCTAATCCACGATCAACAAGGAGAAGGAGAGCCGCACGCCGATGAG GTGGGGGAGGAGCTCGTCCTTCTGGGCCGGATCGTGTGGCCCATCGTGATCACCAGCTTCCTTCTCTACTCCAGGTCCGTGGTTTCCATGCTCTTCCTCGGCCGCCTGGGCGGCGCCGAGCTCGCTGGCGGCTCCCTCGCCATCGCCTTCGCCAACATCACCGGCTACTCCGTCCTCAAGGGCCTGGCCACGGGGATGGAACCCATCTGCGGACAAGCCTTCGGTGCCAAGCGCTGGTCCGTCCTCGCCCACACCTTTCAGAagacccttctcctcctcctcttcgccaCTATCCCCATCACTCTCCTGTGGCTCAACATGGAACCCATCCTGTTAAGACTGGGCCAAGACGCTGCAATCACCTCCGTGGCCAAAGACTACCTCCTCTACTCCTTCCCCGACCTCATCGCCCAAGCCCATCTCCACCCGCTGAGGATCTTCTTGCGGACGCAGAGCCACACCAAGCCGCTCACGCTCTTTGCCGCCTTCGCCCTGCTGCTTCACTTCCCGGTGAACTACTTCCTGGCCTCGTACTTGGACTGCGGGGTGAAGGGCGTGGCTCTGGCTTCGTCCTGGAACACGATCAGCATCGACTTGGGCCTAGTGGGCTTCTTTCTCCGGTCCGAGAATTCCATAAAGCCTTGGGCGGGCCTCTCGAGGGAGAGCATCAGGGGGTGGCGGCCGCTCCTCGCGCTGGCGTTGCCGAGCGCCGCCTCCGTCTGCCTCGAGTGGTGGTGGTACGAGGTGATGCTGCTGCTGTGCGGCCGGCTGCCGGAACCCAGGGCCGGCGTCGCGGCCATGGGCGTCCTGATCCAGACCACGGGCCTCATTTACGTGCTCCCGGCCTCCCTCAGCATGGGCCTCTCCACACGGGTGGGGCACGAGCTGGGGGCGAACCGCCCCGCCCGGGCCCGGCACGCGGCCCTGGTGGGCCTCTCGGTAGCCGCGGCCGTCGGCTCCCTGGCCTTCGCGTTCACCGTCGGCGTACGGCACGCGTGGGGGAGGATGTTCACCGACGAGCTACCGACCCTGGCGCTGACGTCAGCGGCGCTGCCCATTGTCGGGCTGTGCGAGCTGGGGAACTGCCCGCAGACGGCCGGCTGCGGCGTCCTCCGCGGCAGCGCCAGGCCCGCGGTGGGCGCCAACATCAACTTCTGCTCGTTCTACGTCATCGGGCTGCCGGTGGCGGCCGTGGCGGGGTTCCGCCTGGGCTTCGGGTTCCAGGGGCTGTGGCTCGGCCTCGTGGCTGCGCAGGCGTCGTGCGTGTGCCTGGTGCTGTGCACCGTCGCTCGGACGGACTGGGAGGCGGAGGCGAAGCGGGCAGAGGAGCTCACGGGGACTGCAGCCAATGGGGAGAAGGATGAGCTCTCTGTCACCCTTCTTGCTTGA